One [Clostridium] saccharolyticum WM1 DNA segment encodes these proteins:
- a CDS encoding ATP-binding protein, translating to MTEIFPDLLRAIISTTANVLLMTSLLQPKYSKKATLLTMLGVLAADLGTAIYCYVSGNLTLLSKLDIILFAVLCFAVRPMFKDNFMQWLFSYITVQNISDTVIILSFLGSRHLPYPPYANSLLRILLFGAFLLVLWRYVRPLYRQAVEHWTAYFAVALGLYITFNYYVLTADDVVVMLTEQAVPLILVIFIGLASYGSILLSLKNLQREFRVKEENQKMQAEQEYLKLAAGNMSQRLALMEEASAQNNRASHDRRHFNNVLIELLEQRKTDEAVALLQNQNQVSHQIGEVYCENPAVNAAVCHYAAFAKQLGILTEIELDIPRDLIVDSLEITMVVSNLMENAIQACGALPKSSPPYLRFTCRNVGRLLLEMENPCTEGALLDHNGYPVACEDGHGIGSKSVLAFAKKYDGELMYRIENGVFRVRLLV from the coding sequence ATGACTGAAATTTTTCCAGACCTGTTACGAGCAATCATTTCTACTACCGCCAATGTTTTGCTGATGACATCCCTTTTGCAGCCGAAGTATTCTAAAAAAGCCACGCTGCTGACCATGCTCGGTGTTCTTGCGGCTGATTTAGGTACCGCTATTTACTGTTATGTCAGCGGAAACCTGACTCTGCTTTCAAAACTTGATATTATCCTGTTTGCGGTGCTTTGCTTTGCCGTGCGTCCAATGTTCAAGGACAACTTTATGCAGTGGCTGTTTTCGTATATTACCGTTCAAAATATAAGCGATACCGTAATTATTTTAAGCTTCCTTGGTTCAAGGCATTTACCTTATCCTCCCTATGCAAATTCATTGCTGCGCATACTTCTGTTTGGTGCTTTTCTGCTGGTTTTATGGCGTTATGTACGTCCGCTGTATCGGCAGGCGGTAGAGCATTGGACGGCGTATTTCGCTGTGGCATTGGGACTTTACATTACCTTCAACTACTATGTGCTAACTGCGGATGATGTTGTTGTGATGCTGACCGAACAGGCGGTGCCGCTAATTCTGGTGATTTTTATTGGACTCGCCTCCTACGGTTCCATTTTGCTTTCTCTGAAAAACCTTCAGAGGGAGTTTCGGGTGAAGGAAGAAAACCAGAAAATGCAGGCGGAGCAGGAATATCTGAAATTAGCCGCAGGAAACATGTCTCAGCGCCTTGCACTGATGGAGGAGGCATCAGCTCAGAACAACAGGGCGTCTCATGATCGCCGCCATTTCAACAATGTGCTTATAGAGCTTTTGGAGCAGAGAAAAACGGATGAAGCTGTTGCCTTGCTTCAAAATCAAAATCAAGTATCACACCAAATCGGCGAGGTCTACTGTGAAAATCCCGCAGTCAATGCCGCAGTCTGCCATTATGCCGCTTTTGCAAAGCAATTGGGTATTCTTACAGAAATTGAACTGGACATTCCAAGGGATCTAATCGTGGATTCCTTAGAGATTACGATGGTGGTTTCAAACTTAATGGAAAACGCAATTCAAGCCTGTGGTGCGTTGCCGAAAAGTTCCCCTCCCTATCTGCGATTCACATGCCGAAATGTGGGACGGTTGTTGCTGGAAATGGAGAATCCTTGCACTGAGGGAGCCCTTCTTGACCATAACGGCTACCCTGTTGCTTGTGAGGATGGTCACGGCATCGGCAGCAAGAGCGTTCTTGCCTTTGCCAAGAAATATGATGGCGAGTTGATGTATCGAATCGAAAACGGTGTTTTCCGAGTACGGCTTCTGGTATAA
- a CDS encoding LytR/AlgR family response regulator transcription factor → MLRIAICDDQPNELAILNDYIAEYLDNHTLEAEVKKFSHPDTFLTTIESQSFHLYILDIVMPMVSGIELGKEIRRLDREAQIIYATTEPQFALQAYAASPINYLVKPINKAQLFDTLTLAISKADLAEEQTFAVKTADSLRVIKLSEIVCCEYSNHSVLFCLSKGEEVQSRTIRENFTVYTSLILRDRHFLQCHTSFVVNLRRVERFAKDSFTLCGGKMIPIAIKQYATVRDTYMDYLMARGRSND, encoded by the coding sequence ATGCTTCGTATTGCTATTTGTGATGACCAGCCAAATGAGCTTGCCATCTTAAACGACTATATAGCAGAATACCTTGATAACCATACTTTGGAGGCGGAGGTCAAAAAATTTTCCCATCCTGATACCTTTTTAACCACCATTGAGTCCCAGAGCTTTCATCTTTACATACTGGATATTGTTATGCCTATGGTCAGCGGTATCGAGCTCGGCAAAGAAATTCGCCGTCTCGACCGTGAAGCGCAAATTATTTATGCCACGACCGAACCGCAGTTTGCTTTGCAGGCATACGCTGCAAGCCCCATAAATTATCTTGTGAAGCCAATTAACAAGGCACAGCTATTTGATACCTTGACGCTTGCCATCTCCAAGGCAGACCTTGCTGAGGAACAGACCTTTGCGGTTAAAACTGCGGATAGCCTGCGGGTAATAAAACTGTCAGAAATCGTCTGCTGTGAGTATAGTAATCACTCTGTCCTATTTTGTCTGTCAAAAGGAGAGGAGGTGCAAAGCCGAACGATTCGAGAGAATTTTACGGTATACACCTCACTTATTTTGAGGGACAGGCATTTTTTGCAATGTCATACTTCCTTTGTGGTCAACCTGCGGCGGGTGGAGCGCTTTGCCAAGGATAGTTTTACATTATGCGGCGGCAAGATGATTCCCATTGCCATTAAGCAATATGCGACTGTACGGGATACTTATATGGACTACCTAATGGCAAGGGGGCGCAGCAATGACTGA
- a CDS encoding winged helix-turn-helix transcriptional regulator produces MESIYGKCPFATTQKVLQGKWAIVVLYQLSTGTKRFNELEKLIPEVTRAVLTRQLRQLEEDKLIERKVYAEVPPRVEYRLSPLGNKFKRVLDEIEVFGLDYINELKIGK; encoded by the coding sequence ATGGAAAGTATTTATGGTAAGTGTCCATTTGCAACAACACAAAAAGTTCTACAGGGAAAATGGGCGATTGTTGTTTTGTATCAACTCAGCACTGGAACGAAAAGGTTTAATGAATTAGAAAAACTTATTCCAGAAGTTACCCGCGCGGTTTTAACAAGACAACTGCGTCAATTAGAAGAAGATAAACTTATTGAGAGAAAAGTTTATGCCGAAGTCCCCCCTCGCGTCGAATATCGTTTAAGCCCATTAGGTAATAAATTTAAACGGGTTTTGGATGAAATAGAAGTATTTGGTTTAGATTATATTAACGAGTTAAAGATAGGAAAATAG
- a CDS encoding nuclear transport factor 2 family protein — translation MNKDAMSVFNAYNDALIKGDFAGVFETMTDDIKWHQPGSNPLSGVALGKKALGEHLGKFAEKSNGTFKVLTNWVSSNGCFVAANVNFVAEHSNGDRLDMNGIDLFRIENGLIQEVWLFSSKQDIEDNFWR, via the coding sequence ATGAACAAAGACGCAATGAGTGTATTTAACGCTTACAATGACGCACTAATCAAAGGAGATTTTGCAGGGGTGTTTGAAACAATGACTGATGATATAAAATGGCATCAGCCAGGTAGTAATCCTCTTTCTGGCGTAGCCTTAGGAAAAAAAGCCTTAGGAGAACATCTCGGAAAATTTGCTGAAAAAAGCAACGGAACATTCAAGGTTTTAACTAACTGGGTTTCAAGCAATGGTTGCTTTGTTGCTGCAAATGTTAATTTTGTTGCTGAACATAGCAATGGGGATAGGTTAGATATGAACGGCATTGACTTATTTAGAATAGAAAACGGTCTAATTCAAGAAGTATGGTTATTTTCTTCTAAACAGGATATTGAGGACAATTTTTGGAGATAA